One segment of Theobroma cacao cultivar B97-61/B2 chromosome 9, Criollo_cocoa_genome_V2, whole genome shotgun sequence DNA contains the following:
- the LOC18589381 gene encoding uncharacterized protein LOC18589381, translated as MGCSFSRGSSSTVKNIIRVVHLNGYVEDFEYPVSVGQLTGKPPKQFLCTPAQLISGCSQGLQPDTILEAGRIYFLLPYSTLHPDVSPADLASLARKLSAKAKSTNCKAKSPTSSQYSHGSSPLWNSLGRSPNRLRESDSGMKSHGAQSSSRVRTWRPVLDTIREKSFNRRSESDLQET; from the coding sequence ATGGGTTGCAGTTTCTCCCGCGGATCATCGTCCACAGTAAAGAACATAATCCGAGTGGTTCACCTCAATGGCTATGTAGAAGATTTTGAGTATCCTGTTTCGGTCGGTCAACTCACCGGTAAGCCACCTAAGCAATTCCTGTGCACACCAGCTCAACTCATTTCCGGCTGTTCCCAGGGTCTTCAACCCGACACCATCCTGGAAGCAGGCCgtatctattttcttttaccaTACTCTACGCTACATCCTGATGTTTCTCCTGCGGACTTGGCATCCTTAGCAAGGAAGCTCAGTGCCAAAGCTAAGTCGACCAACTGTAAGGCAAAGTCACCAACATCAAGTCAGTATAGTCATGGGTCAAGCCCACTTTGGAACTCACTCGGTAGGAGTCCTAACCGGCTAAGGGAGTCGGATTCAGGCATGAAATCTCACGGGGCACAAAGCTCCTCCCGCGTGCGGACATGGAGACCCGTCTTGGACACCATCAGAGAAAAGTCATTTAATCGGAGAAGTGAATCAGATTTGCAGGAAACTTAG